The nucleotide window ATCGCCGTCCATCGCCCACTCAGGAAGCCCACCCTAGGCCGTCCCGTCCAGGTATGCATCCAGAAGGCCGCTGGTCTCCAGTTTCCACCATTACCACCTAAGTCACGGGACAGCAACGTGCCGCAGTTTCCGCCGTCCCAGCGCACAATATCGTTCCAGTTCGTCTTGTAAAACACCTGCCCGGCCATCTGAGCCGAGAGGCCGCTGTCGATCTGACGCCCATCCACGAGGTCTTGagtgccgccggcgatggagccGAATGATACGAGTTCCTTCATGCTTCGTCCCTGCAACGGCGCAGTGCCAACCGTCAACTTTTGCCAATGCTTTTATCTCACCGATGAGATACATCACATCACTTGAATAAGCGTTGGGTAACACTCTCATCGTTGCACCACCAGATGGCGGAGCGACCAGCGCTGCTGACTCTGCCGCAGTTTCCGGGGCCGGACCCTTTCTTTGGCCGCCCCAAAGTGTGATGGAGGTGGGAGATGCCGTTCTTGATGCGGTTCATGTAGCACGGTATAAATTCGCGGCTATCGCACGTGCAATGCGAGCTTCAAGTCTCCCCTGGTAATGCATCGGTGCGGCGTTGAACCAACAGCAGCTGCACCAACATGATCACTCACCAACATCAACACGGCCGCACTTAATGCCATTTTTTCGCACCATATTGGTGTCCACCGGCTCACCACCTGATTGATTTTGCAGTAAGATGTAGCCATTTGTCCGTCGGTAGGCGCGATCACGCTCTTTCACGCACCCACACAGTCCTACGTCTTCGGCTCTCTTGTCCAGGACAAAAAGTCAGACCTTGATGACTCCAAGTAGGAAGGGGCAGGATGGGGTTGGGTTCCAAACCCTTTTGGGGTTTTGGAAGATTACCTGGATGCGAAACATGAAGGCGGTTCCGCCACTGTTACGATCATCTACAAGTCTTCATTGCCTAGCGGTAAAGTGGTTGCCGTCCTGAGATGTCCAAGTGGCCCATGACCAGTCGGAATCCTTGCAAAATCCCTCGGTACGAAGGTGAGCCTTTTTTCCAGAGCCCTCACATCTTGTCCGTCCACTATGTGAATAGAATTGGATAGACACCATGAGAATATTCCATCCAATGACTTGATTTTGCAATCATCTCGTTCTCTGGTCACCATTCGGATGTCTTGTGGTCCCATCTGCTCCTCGCTCCGTTCATCTTTTGAATCTTCCAATTAAAACAAGACGATCCTTTCAACTCTTCTGCTTGACACCTCGGTCGGGTTCGGAATCCTTACGCATCTAAGTCTCAATCCCCAGCTTCTCTGTCCTTCTGGTATCGCAAGAGGTAATACTGAAACACCTGGCTTGTATTTAGGCCACCCCCATGCCGCAAGAGGATACAGCTCCTCTTATCACTGAGGTCGACCTGTTTGCCGGCACCAAAttcaccgtcgtcgacctcgagtgGGATGTGCAGGCATTACCCGACGGTCCCACAATCAACCTCAACGATTCGGTCCAGAAGGTCTATGAGAGCCTGCTGGAGCTTAACCCCAAGTATGACGACGAATTTGGGTCACAGAGTCCAGAGgtgcgacgacgacagcgtTTTCAAGGACCGCACCAACTTCACCGGCTGCTCCTACTTCTGCAGGGGGAAATGGCCGCTGACTCGAGCCGGAGAAGCCATGAAGGGTATCGGTTACCTATAAAAGGTTTCCGGCAGGCCCGAGAACCGCGGCCGGTCCCGGAAACTGCGGCAGGGTCAGTTGCTCGGGATCCGAGGGCATTAGCGCTGGCGTCCGGTCGTGCGACAACGTACGTGCTTCCATCCCATCTGCACGGACACATGACGTGTGCTGATGAGACCCAACCATTCAGGACAACAAGCCGAAGGAGTCGACTAGCTCCGGGTCTGTTGCTGACGGTGGCCTGTGGCTTGCCTGAAGATGCATCGAGAATGGCGAGAGGTCGTGGCTGTCCGGCCAGGCCCTCCACAAAACCAAGTGAAactccatcgtcgccaacgcTCACTGCTAGCGATTGACGATTACCAGCTCCCAGGGCAAGACTTGAGAATAAGGGTCACGGCATATGTCAATCTTGCTCACAAGTAGCATACAGACAATTGGGAAGGTTCGAAGAGTTAGAAGTGATTGATTGAAAAGTTCGATGGATCCTCGGAATGGTGTGTTTTTGTCCTTGGAATGAATTCATTTTCAGTATATGTTTTGCTTTCATAACAGCTCATGTTGATTTCTCCCCATGACTGTCAAGATGTTGCTCGTCCAAAGTACCACACTTTGATGTCTGTTCTTTTGTTCGTTTCCGTTCAACACGATTAAGAGTTGCGTAATGTGCCCAGGATGTTATTGAAACCTACTGTCACTGGGAAAGTCTGACAGTCCCTCTTATAATCAAGACACTAATCTCTGATCAAGTCCCTTTCGGTGATAAGCCTTGTCACATGTCACATGGTGCCCAGACGCTCTTCACAGAGCGTAGACGATGAAATTCGATCGCTAGAAAGACGAGCCTGTAATCTGTCAGTGTGCGAGGCTACCTGATCTCTAATCCTGCACTAGTCGTACAAGATGACCCCTCCCCAACGTCCAGCAGCCCTATCGTGTGCTTTTGCATTCTGCCGAGAGAGAAATTTTCCGATGCAAGCGGTATGCAGGGTCTATTGTTGTGTGCCCTGTCAGCAAACAATGACACGAATCAGGAGACGTTGACTAAGTACAGAGTGCCCAGAGTCAGATTTGGCTAAGGGCGGCTGTTGCGCCGCGGTGATACCGATGTCATTCTTCATTTTGTAACAGCGCTCATATAGGGGGGGATTATGTTGTCATTGGAAGCCTCACTCCTTTGAGACCGAGCCGACAAGTAGACTTTGTGGATCGAATCAGGACTAGGTAGTATACGCGGTACCCATTCAACAGTCACTTCACAAAGTAACACCTGCCATTCGAGATTAAGTTGTTTGTCTAGCATATTGGTTTTGACTAGGACCCGACAGCCAGTCCGGAAGACCGAACCCTCCAAAATCAACACCGAGACCCGACTTCCGACGAACCAGGCGGGCCGCAGGAACAGGCTCTCCGTCTTGTTCGGGTGGCCAGCCACGCCCACGACCCTCTAAATCGACGTTCGTCATAGCGACGTAAAACTCCAGAAGTATCAAACAGCACAGCGGCAGCTGGACTAAGCCGCGGTCACGGGCTCGGGAGTTACGAAGGACAGCGAAGCGCGGGTGCGACCAGGCACGTGTATCTCGGGTTGTACTAGGCCGGGAATGCCGTGAATGTAGGACACAAGTATCCATCTTCCCCCACGAGACGCAGTCCTTTCGTCGCGCCCCGGGACAAGAGGCACGAGTAGTGAGTTGCACTTTGGGGTCTCGGGCTGTCTCGGTCGACATTCAGCCGAAGGCGACCAACCCCTGCTGCCGAAAGCGCGTAACCCGGCTAAGACCGGCGTCGGGCCCGGTCGGACGGCGCGTAAGATCTCAGGCCGAAGTCGGCCGATCTGACTAGATGCTTGTTGTGACATTGGCTGCTGTCTCATAGAGTTTACTTGGCACAGTTCGTGGAGCTCGAAAATAGGGAAGATCGACCCtctttttatttatttagAAAAGGGGTTTATTTTGTTTTTAGAGAAGTCTTGTAAGAAGTAATTAGGTTTCGTTTATTTTGTTTTTCATTCGCCATTAATCATAAAACTTTATACAAAGACGCGCAGGAACTCGACGAGggccatcatggccatggccTGGCCGTATGGCATGCTCGTCTGGGGGATGTCCTTGTAGTGCTGCAGGTCGTGGCCCATGCCGGTGCCGAAGGAGGTGTGGAGCAGCTCGCCCTCGGGGCTGAtgttgtcgaggacggccttgacggccttgacggcgacgggctcgTACTCCTTGCCGATGTACCTCTTGCGCTGGGCCTTGAGAATGCCGTAGGCGaagccggcggtggcgctGGCCTCGACGTAGGagccctcgtcctcggggacGTCGAGCAGGGTGCGCCACAGGCCGCTGTCGACCTGCAGGGGCACGAGGGCGGCGCACTGGGCCTCGAGGGTGTTGACGAGGTGGGAGCGCAGCGAGTCTTGGGgcgcgaggtcgagcagctcgatgAACTCGGGGATGACGATGGTCAGCCAGCTGTTGCCGCGGGCCCAGCGGGCGCGGGCGAAGTTGTGGCCGCCCTCGTGGAAGGTCCAGCcgtggaagaagaggccgGAGGGGGCGTCGAAGAGGTACTGCAGGTGGATGAGGAACTGGcgcttggcctcctcgacgtagTGGGGCCGGttgaggacgaggccgatcTTGGCGAGGGGCAGGACGGTCATCATGAGGGTGTCGTCCCAGAGCTGCTGGTCGTTGACCTCGAGGTAGGTGATGTGCTGCATGCCGCCGTACTTTGTGCGGGGGAGGTCGTGGTAGGCCCACTCGGCCCAACTGTCGAGCCAGGGCAGGTAGGTCTCGTTGCCCGTCTTCTCGTAGACGTAGGCAAGGGTGAGGAAGACGGCCATGGTGTTGATGTTCTTGCCCTTGTGGCCCTCGGCGAAGCGGTTCTTGAACCAGTCCTCGATGATCTTCAGGTCGGCCGGGTCGCCGTTGAGCTCGTAGTACTTCCAGATGCCGTACAGGCCGATGCCGTGGGTCCACTCCCAGTCCTCCCAGCCCTTGGTGTCGATGAcacggccgtcctcgagcgTCATGAGGAACTCGCCCGTCGTGTCGTTGATGTTGACCATGTCGTGGATTAGCTGCTTGACCTGCTTGTGGACATCGGCGCGCTTGACGCCCGAGACCTCGGTGATTCCGGTACCGGCAGGCATGTTGACGGCGTTTTGTGAGTGAGGGTAATTGGGCCTGTAGGTGTAGCTGGACCCGTTTGGCGTCTGCCGTAAAGGGTCAGTTTCAGAGAGTCGAGAGTGAAGGCATCGTTGCCAGTGCGTCTGCCGTCTGCTACCACGAATGGACCCGAGAAGACATCGGAATAGACGGGCCTGGAGAGGGTTCTCGTCGCACCACGCTGGGTGGGTTGCGGAAGACGGCAGAAATTGGATCGTGTGACTGACCTTTTCAGTTTCCTTCTATACGTTCAGCGGATGACCTGATAAGGCGATCGACAGGTCTCGGGAGGAAAGGGAGCAGTAGAGAGAACGAGAcaaaagcaaaaaaaaaggagggagGTTTCGACACACGAAGCAAGACACTGTTTGGGTACAGAAGCGTTTTATCAAGGAGACGGACAGGACAGATGGTACTGATGGCAAAAACGCGGGGTCAATGGACAGGTGGTGGCTGctggtgagagagaggggacCGACCGGGCAGGCCTCGGAGTGATGGTGACCGAGGccccaagaccaagactCCCGCAGGAAACGCTTTCTAGAGACCGGTTTGGTGTAGGGGATTCAGGGACTTGGTAAACCCCACATACCAGGAAATTACGAAGAATTTGTGCCCCCAAGGAAGCCTGCAGCACTGTTAATTCCAATGCAGCGAGTAGACAGAGTACATAGTGGACTAGGTATGCAGAAATGTCTCTTGCATCACgctgaagaggaagagaactGGCGATCTGTGGTTGGCTAAGAGGACGCGCCGGACACCCACCACGCGTACCCACTACGGCGGGGTCACtcggctcctcctcccccgcgCCCCGGGCCAGTTACCCCGCGTCGGTGGGTCGCCTCCCCGATTTTTTcaccttttctctcttcctcctcggggTCTCCCCCTTTATCCTCTCTGATTCCGGCGTCATGATTGGCTCTCTCGACTTTTGTCCCGCTCAACTCTGTTTCTGTGGGACTGTGGCCGACCTGGACTCAGTGGACAACTGGACAACTGGACAACTCTTACTGCACCATCCTTGTCGTCTtcccctcttttcctctctcCTTCTTACCAGCCCTtttcgaggtcgaggccaaggccgaaacacggccggcgccggtgttTATTCCAGGTCCTTCGTTGGTGTGTGGCTGGTGGCAGAGTTGTTTTTGGGGAAAGTCATCTCCGCACCTCTCCGCAACCCCCCCGTTCTGGATCTTTGGGGGAATAAAAAACGGGGACGAGATTTGAGGGGAAAACAGCGGGCTCAGACCGGGTTTGCGGAGACGGATACGGTGACTAATATTCCATGCTGAACACACCAGGCACCACCCACCCGGCCACGGAACGAGATTgagcgagatggacgaggttGTTGCTCACGCCAGCAGGATGAGAACCGAGGGTTCGGTCCAGAAACATGGAAGGGAACGCCTCTGTTCATATAGACGACTGCCTCTGGCTACAACCTAACCTATGCCTGCGCAGATTAGCCCGTCAACCCAGGCATCTCGCCATCGTTGCACCGCATGCAAGTGCCATCACGCTGTGCATTAGTCGCAATGCAACGCGTCGACGCCGCACCCACGTCCTCACAGGCCAGATAAACACCCTTGTCGAAGTGACCTGTGCCATAACCACTCGCCATGGCAATGCCATCTTCCGTCATCGCGGTCGAAAAGGAACAAAAACTCGACACTCCACAATGCCGAGAGTTGAAGTGATAACGGAGACGACAGCCAAGAACGCCACGTTACTCAACTCCCGTGGTCCCCGTCGTCAAGCTTTCCCGTAAGTCGAGCCAAGTTTGGCTGGATGACTGACGGCGGCTTCGTTGACCGACGGGGGTGGAAAGGCTTGAGCCGACTGAGATACGGGGCCAAGACAGTCTTTGAGGCCGCACAGGGGCTTGAGCCGACGACATGCTTCTTTGAGGCAAGCCGCCCGATTGTCCCCCTATCGACAACCAATCCTATCCCTGTGTAGCCCGGACCCGGAAGCAATTttctcactcacacaccCATCCTTCCACCCCCTCACACCCTCTCTCCATCGTCCTTTTCACCGTCAATTCCGTATGCCCAGGAATGCGGCGACCGGGAGAGCGCCCAAGTGCCATGCCAAGGccgctggccgccggcgcctcaTTACTACCATGCTGTTCCCCTTCTTGGTTGCGCATCGAACACCATGACGCTTTAACGCTTGAACGCTTCAACGGGGGCCCAAGTGATTTCCCTTTCATCTCGAGAAACGCCATTCGTGACTTATTCAGCGACAAACCACTACCATGGCTACCACAACAGACTACCAATACTAACGTCGAGCCTTATCCCCGTTGCAGGAAAACCAACCGCCAATCATCCCCAGGGCCCAAACCGGGGAGCCTTACGCTCACGCCATCCTGACGGGTCGTCCTGGCCAGCCGGGCCAACCAGGAAGCAACTTCAACTAGAGACCCTCCTGCGTCGGAGCCATCCGCCCACGCCCTATTCCCACTTCTATCTCTGTGAAGTCACTGGCTTCCGCCATCCGGTTTCCTTCCACGTTCTCCATCACGCTGATGCTGCTCTCTGCCTTTCACCCGGTGGCCATCGTAACGTTCCACCCCCATCTCGCAACCCTTGACTCATGCCGCTCTAGCCATGAGCTCGTCCACTTTATCGAGAGGCTCACCCAATCTTGAGCCAACAGAGTGAGCCATCTCCCCAATTCTCCCCAGATGCCTGGGGGGTCGAACGCAAGCGTGCGGAGTTTGGCGCAGAGAAGGCCCGGAtcggacggcctcgagggggGCGTGAACATGTCAACACTCCTCGCCTCCCACCATCTCGGTCGAAAGATAACCCAAATTGCATCCACTCGTCCTGGCATCCCTCGTCCATTCACTTTCTTGCCTCAGCTGGAGTCCAAGCCCTCGAACCATTCAGAACCCAGCAACTCGACTCCGTAACCCCTCAGGACCCGTGGCCTGTGGGGGAACAAGCTTGTCCTGCTCTCGTCGTCCCTTTTCGCGGGGGACCGAGCTCTGGGTCCCCCCCCCGTGTCCCCTTCCCAACAAGAAATCTTGGGGTAGAAATGAGGAGAGAATGGGGGAGAGATTCCGGGGTTTGACAAGCAACCATATGAATCCGTCGCTCAAAGGAGTAAGGGAGAGAGATCCCCAGCACAGCACCGGCTCGCCTTCCTAAtacctcaccaccacccattCCCACTCCACTTGATATCTGTTCTTATATAGAACGAGGGTAGCatccttctttttcctcctttcttccttctccctTCGT belongs to Colletotrichum higginsianum IMI 349063 chromosome 5, whole genome shotgun sequence and includes:
- a CDS encoding Glycosyl hydrolase family 88; the protein is MPAGTGITEVSGVKRADVHKQVKQLIHDMVNINDTTGEFLMTLEDGRVIDTKGWEDWEWTHGIGLYGIWKYYELNGDPADLKIIEDWFKNRFAEGHKGKNINTMAVFLTLAYVYEKTGNETYLPWLDSWAEWAYHDLPRTKYGGMQHITYLEVNDQQLWDDTLMMTVLPLAKIGLVLNRPHYVEEAKRQFLIHLQYLFDAPSGLFFHGWTFHEGGHNFARARWARGNSWLTIVIPEFIELLDLAPQDSLRSHLVNTLEAQCAALVPLQVDSGLWRTLLDVPEDEGSYVEASATAGFAYGILKAQRKRYIGKEYEPVAVKAVKAVLDNISPEGELLHTSFGTGMGHDLQHYKDIPQTSMPYGQAMAMMALVEFLRVFV